Proteins found in one Micromonospora sp. WMMD1082 genomic segment:
- a CDS encoding lysophospholipid acyltransferase family protein — protein MGQRRLGFWQWFAVVLVKPVMTVWTRRTWRGMEHLRQDGPVIIVPNHISHADPLVSAHFVYDAGRWPRFLGKASVFKVPVIGWILHRVRQIPVERGSVDAVKSLDALVKALDEGGAVIIYPEGTTSREPDLWPMRGKTGAARLALATGAPVVPLAMWGPERIFDPRRARINLRPRIPVTVVAGPPIDLSRWAGATPSRQVLEEMTDVIMLRLRDMLAEIRGGTPPPLWRRTTRAGTDPEA, from the coding sequence GTGGGTCAGCGCAGGCTGGGATTCTGGCAATGGTTCGCCGTGGTGCTGGTCAAGCCGGTGATGACCGTCTGGACCCGGCGCACCTGGCGGGGCATGGAGCACCTGCGCCAGGACGGTCCGGTGATCATCGTGCCGAACCACATCTCGCACGCCGACCCGCTGGTCTCGGCCCACTTCGTCTACGACGCCGGGCGGTGGCCGCGGTTCCTCGGCAAGGCGAGCGTGTTCAAGGTCCCGGTGATCGGCTGGATCCTGCACCGGGTCCGGCAGATCCCCGTCGAGCGCGGCTCGGTCGACGCGGTGAAGTCGCTGGACGCCCTGGTGAAGGCGCTCGACGAGGGCGGTGCTGTGATCATCTACCCGGAGGGCACCACCAGTCGCGAGCCGGATCTCTGGCCGATGCGGGGCAAGACCGGCGCCGCCCGGCTGGCGCTGGCCACCGGCGCCCCGGTGGTACCGCTGGCGATGTGGGGACCGGAGCGGATCTTCGACCCGCGCCGGGCCCGGATCAACCTGCGGCCCCGGATCCCGGTCACCGTGGTGGCCGGGCCGCCGATCGACCTCAGTCGCTGGGCCGGGGCCACCCCGAGCCGCCAGGTTCTGGAGGAGATGACCGACGTGATCATGCTGCGGCTCCGGGACATGCTGGCCGAGATCCGGGGCGGCACACCACCGCCGCTGTGGCGGCGGACCACCCGCGCCGGCACCGACCCGGAGGCATGA
- the cofC gene encoding 2-phospho-L-lactate guanylyltransferase, producing the protein MTQPWTVVVPVKPLAAAKTRLRGAVPGVPHEELALALASDTLDALRSCPGVAEVLVVTDDTRVGEAARRAGARVLPDVADAGLNAAFRHGAAGVAGWVAGLTADLPALRPGELAAALHATLTGPPGVRRFVADAPGTGTVLLAAPPGVPLDPRFGPGSAAAHAASGARPLAGDWPSLRRDVDTADDLATAARLGLGPRTAALAAGCLTDSR; encoded by the coding sequence GTGACACAGCCATGGACGGTGGTGGTGCCGGTCAAGCCCCTGGCAGCCGCGAAGACCCGGCTGCGTGGCGCCGTGCCCGGCGTACCCCACGAGGAACTGGCGCTGGCGCTGGCCAGCGACACCCTGGACGCCCTGCGGTCCTGCCCGGGGGTGGCCGAGGTGCTGGTGGTCACCGACGACACCCGGGTCGGCGAGGCGGCCCGACGGGCGGGCGCCCGGGTGCTGCCGGACGTCGCCGACGCCGGTCTCAACGCCGCGTTCCGGCACGGCGCGGCCGGCGTCGCCGGGTGGGTGGCGGGGCTCACCGCCGACCTGCCCGCCCTGCGTCCGGGCGAGCTGGCGGCGGCGCTGCACGCGACGCTGACCGGCCCGCCGGGCGTACGCCGGTTCGTGGCCGACGCGCCCGGCACCGGCACCGTGCTGCTGGCCGCCCCACCGGGCGTACCCCTGGATCCGCGGTTCGGGCCCGGCTCGGCCGCGGCGCACGCGGCGAGCGGAGCCCGGCCGCTCGCCGGCGACTGGCCCAGCCTGCGCCGCGACGTGGACACCGCCGACGACCTGGCCACGGCGGCGCGGCTCGGGCTCGGCCCGCGCACCGCGGCGCTCGCCGCCGGCTGTCTCACCGACAGCCGCTGA
- a CDS encoding cold-shock protein, which produces MQGTVATFDAGTRSGLLLLDDGTELPFPARAFDASGLRLLRLGQRVRVETDASGDVVRVTLPTMS; this is translated from the coding sequence ATGCAGGGCACGGTGGCGACCTTCGACGCGGGCACCCGCAGCGGGCTGTTGCTGCTCGACGACGGCACCGAGCTGCCCTTCCCGGCCCGGGCGTTCGACGCCTCCGGGCTGCGGCTGCTCCGGCTCGGCCAGCGGGTCCGGGTGGAGACCGACGCCTCCGGCGACGTCGTACGCGTGACGCTGCCGACGATGTCCTGA
- a CDS encoding RNA degradosome polyphosphate kinase produces MSTPRERPADPTVADDPTSRNGGRPRATDGRFRSTRSTPDNVAGTDPAAASAGLEEVLDPVSEPGLPQPADESPADPLPEDRFLNRELSWLDFNARVLALAEDQRTPLLERAKFLAIFASNLDEFYMVRVAGLKRRLSAGLPVRGGDGLPLRTQLALIAEKAATLVTRHAACSVDDVLPKLATEDIRVLRWSDLGDAERERLRTYFREQIFPVLTPLAVDPAHPFPYISGRSLNLAVSVRDPDGGPELFARVKVPNNVPRFVRVDRDSPGVRMLPVEDLISVHLSQLFSGMQVVECHLFRVTRNAEVEVDEDRDEDLLQALERELARRRFGPPVRLEVAASISDHMLELLIRELDMDTQDVLRVRGLLDLSALWQLYDAADRPDLKDPPFVPATHPRLTEGEVPRSVFATLRDGDVLVHHPYHSFATSVQRFVEQAAADPNVLAIKQTLYRTSGDSPIVDALVDAAAAGKQVVVLVELKARFDEVANIGWARTLERAGCHVVYGLVGLKTHCKTALVVRQEGNQIRRYCHIGTGNYHPKTARLYEDFGMLTADPEIGADLTDLFNVLTGYSRQTAYRRLLVAPQGIRSGLIERIEREIAHVRLGMPGLVQFKVNSLVDEEITDALYRASQAGVHVDLIIRGMCTLRPGVPGLSENIRVRSILGRFLEHSRVFRFGNNGDAEFWIGSADLMHRNLDRRVEALVQVSDPVARAELDYVLGAAMNSDVDAFELAGDGTWTRRTGAPEVPLTHLQDLLLRRVGGTAG; encoded by the coding sequence GTGAGCACCCCTCGCGAACGCCCCGCCGACCCCACCGTCGCCGACGACCCCACCAGCCGCAACGGAGGCCGCCCCCGGGCGACCGACGGCCGGTTCCGCAGCACCCGCTCGACGCCCGACAACGTCGCCGGCACCGATCCGGCGGCCGCCTCCGCCGGGCTGGAGGAGGTGCTGGACCCGGTGTCGGAGCCGGGTCTGCCGCAACCCGCCGACGAGTCGCCGGCCGACCCCCTGCCGGAGGACCGCTTCCTCAACCGGGAGCTGTCCTGGCTCGACTTCAACGCCCGGGTCCTGGCCCTGGCCGAGGACCAGCGCACCCCGCTGCTGGAGCGGGCCAAGTTCCTGGCCATCTTCGCCAGCAACCTCGACGAGTTCTACATGGTGCGGGTGGCCGGGCTGAAGCGCCGGCTCTCCGCCGGTCTGCCGGTGCGCGGCGGCGACGGCCTGCCGCTGCGCACCCAGCTGGCGCTGATCGCCGAGAAGGCCGCCACCCTGGTGACCCGGCACGCCGCCTGCTCCGTCGACGACGTGCTACCGAAGCTCGCCACCGAGGACATCCGGGTGCTGCGCTGGTCCGACCTCGGCGACGCCGAGCGGGAGCGGCTGCGCACCTACTTCCGCGAGCAGATCTTCCCGGTGCTCACCCCGCTCGCGGTCGACCCGGCCCACCCCTTCCCGTACATCTCGGGCCGGTCGCTCAACCTGGCCGTGTCGGTGCGCGACCCGGACGGCGGGCCGGAGCTGTTCGCCCGGGTGAAGGTGCCCAACAACGTGCCCCGCTTCGTCCGGGTCGACCGGGACAGTCCCGGGGTCCGCATGCTGCCGGTGGAGGATCTCATCTCGGTGCACCTCAGCCAGCTCTTCTCCGGCATGCAGGTGGTGGAGTGCCACCTGTTCCGGGTCACCCGCAACGCCGAGGTGGAGGTCGACGAGGACCGCGACGAGGACCTGCTCCAGGCGCTGGAGCGGGAGTTGGCCCGGCGCCGCTTCGGCCCGCCGGTACGCCTGGAGGTGGCCGCCTCGATCTCGGATCACATGCTGGAGTTGCTCATCCGGGAACTGGACATGGACACCCAGGACGTGCTGCGGGTCCGTGGCCTGCTCGACCTCTCCGCGCTCTGGCAGTTGTACGACGCGGCCGACCGGCCCGACCTGAAGGACCCGCCGTTCGTGCCGGCCACCCACCCCCGGCTCACCGAGGGCGAGGTGCCGCGCAGCGTCTTTGCCACCCTCCGGGACGGCGACGTGCTGGTGCACCACCCGTACCACTCCTTCGCCACCAGCGTGCAGCGCTTCGTCGAGCAGGCCGCGGCCGACCCGAACGTGCTGGCCATCAAGCAGACGCTCTACCGCACCAGCGGCGACTCGCCGATCGTGGACGCGTTGGTCGACGCCGCCGCCGCCGGCAAGCAGGTGGTGGTGCTGGTCGAGCTGAAGGCGCGCTTCGACGAGGTGGCCAACATCGGCTGGGCCCGCACCCTGGAGCGGGCCGGCTGCCACGTGGTCTACGGCCTGGTCGGTCTCAAGACCCACTGCAAGACCGCCCTGGTGGTACGCCAGGAGGGCAACCAGATCCGGCGGTACTGCCACATCGGCACCGGCAACTACCACCCGAAGACCGCGCGGCTCTACGAGGACTTCGGCATGCTCACCGCCGATCCGGAGATCGGCGCCGACCTGACCGACCTGTTCAACGTGCTCACCGGCTACAGCCGGCAGACCGCCTACCGGCGGCTGCTGGTGGCGCCGCAGGGCATCCGCAGCGGCCTGATCGAGCGGATCGAGCGGGAGATCGCGCACGTCCGGCTCGGCATGCCGGGTCTCGTGCAGTTCAAGGTGAACTCGCTGGTCGACGAGGAGATCACCGACGCGCTCTACCGGGCCTCACAGGCCGGCGTGCACGTCGACCTGATCATCCGGGGGATGTGCACCCTGCGGCCCGGGGTGCCCGGGTTGTCGGAGAACATCCGGGTCCGCTCGATCCTCGGCCGCTTCCTGGAGCACTCCCGGGTCTTCCGCTTCGGCAACAACGGCGACGCCGAGTTCTGGATCGGCTCGGCCGACCTGATGCACCGCAACCTGGACCGACGGGTGGAGGCGCTGGTCCAGGTCAGCGACCCGGTGGCCCGGGCCGAACTGGACTACGTCCTCGGCGCCGCGATGAACAGCGACGTCGACGCGTTCGAGCTGGCCGGCGACGGCACCTGGACCCGGCGGACCGGCGCCCCGGAGGTGCCCCTGACCCACCTGCAGGATCTGCTGCTGCGTCGGGTCGGCGGGACGGCCGGCTGA
- a CDS encoding CYTH and CHAD domain-containing protein produces MVEEERKFAVEPEWLLPDLAPAAPDGASVRALPPVTLVATYFDTVDLRLARAGVSLRHRQGDELPWTVKLPTDSPGVRHEISRAGPTDAVLADLVDLVTVHHRGAPLAPVVVVRTVRHNHEIVDRAGDVLAEVADDHVTLLDADGAGTGGFREVEVERKGGDAGLLDRLTDLLRDAGARGGDFTPKHVRALGRHAAAEPDLVAPAELPARPTAAAVVTEAVRREAGRLLAHDPLVRLRAPVGDDDTAVHQMRVACRRLRSDLKTFGPLVRPAWARPLRAELKWLADALGAARDAEVLRDRLRHTATSDPVSPVDPAAVDRLDAVLAGWQEEALAAVDEALRSPRYLALVDALVLAARAPRLTPHAEAPAHRVLPRLVARPWRRLAGTAKKPGGVAGLDPAGPDEQWHTVRKQGKQARSAVTAVAPVLGGDAKKLARALAKVQNLLGEHQDAAVAAQTWRAVAEERPTDHELAVAAGRLLERERAAVRRARADFPYAWRRATRRRRTRWLA; encoded by the coding sequence ATGGTCGAGGAGGAACGGAAGTTCGCGGTGGAGCCCGAGTGGCTCCTGCCCGACCTGGCCCCGGCGGCCCCGGACGGGGCGAGCGTCCGCGCGCTGCCGCCGGTGACCCTCGTCGCCACGTACTTCGACACCGTGGACCTGCGGCTGGCCCGGGCCGGCGTCTCGCTGCGCCACCGCCAGGGTGACGAGCTGCCGTGGACGGTGAAGCTGCCGACCGACAGCCCGGGTGTACGGCACGAGATCTCCCGGGCCGGCCCGACCGACGCGGTGCTGGCCGACCTGGTCGACCTGGTCACCGTCCACCACCGGGGCGCGCCGCTGGCCCCGGTGGTGGTGGTGCGTACGGTCCGGCACAACCACGAGATCGTCGACCGCGCCGGTGACGTGCTCGCCGAGGTGGCCGACGACCACGTCACCCTGCTGGACGCCGACGGCGCCGGCACGGGCGGGTTCCGCGAGGTCGAGGTGGAACGCAAGGGAGGCGACGCCGGCCTGCTCGACCGGCTCACCGACCTGCTGCGCGACGCCGGTGCGCGGGGCGGGGACTTCACCCCCAAACACGTCCGCGCTCTCGGTCGCCACGCCGCCGCCGAGCCGGATCTGGTCGCCCCGGCCGAGCTGCCGGCGCGGCCCACCGCCGCGGCGGTCGTCACCGAGGCGGTACGCCGCGAGGCGGGCCGGCTGCTGGCCCACGATCCGCTGGTCCGGCTCCGCGCGCCGGTGGGCGACGACGACACCGCCGTACACCAGATGCGGGTGGCCTGCCGGCGGCTACGCAGCGACCTGAAGACGTTCGGCCCGCTGGTCCGCCCCGCGTGGGCGCGACCGCTGCGGGCGGAGCTGAAGTGGCTGGCGGACGCGCTGGGGGCCGCGCGGGACGCGGAGGTGCTACGGGACCGGCTACGCCACACCGCGACCAGCGACCCGGTCAGCCCGGTCGATCCGGCGGCGGTCGACCGGCTGGACGCGGTGCTCGCCGGCTGGCAGGAGGAGGCGCTGGCCGCGGTGGACGAGGCACTGCGCTCCCCCCGGTACCTCGCCCTGGTCGACGCGCTGGTGCTGGCCGCTCGCGCGCCACGGCTCACCCCCCACGCGGAGGCGCCGGCCCACCGGGTGCTGCCCCGGCTGGTGGCCCGCCCGTGGCGGCGACTGGCCGGCACCGCGAAGAAACCGGGCGGTGTCGCCGGCCTCGATCCGGCCGGGCCCGACGAGCAGTGGCACACCGTACGCAAGCAGGGCAAGCAGGCCCGTTCGGCGGTCACCGCCGTCGCCCCCGTGCTCGGCGGCGACGCGAAGAAGCTGGCCCGGGCGCTGGCGAAGGTGCAGAACCTGCTCGGCGAGCATCAGGACGCCGCCGTGGCCGCGCAGACCTGGCGGGCGGTGGCCGAGGAACGGCCCACCGACCACGAGCTGGCGGTGGCGGCCGGCCGGCTGCTGGAACGCGAGCGGGCCGCGGTCCGTCGAGCCCGGGCGGACTTTCCGTACGCCTGGCGGCGGGCCACCCGGCGACGCCGGACCCGGTGGCTGGCGTGA
- a CDS encoding NUDIX hydrolase — protein sequence MAGVTEIRAAGGVVWRPAPAGGVQVCLVHRPRYGDWTLPKGKLEPGEHALLAAVREVAEEADVQAAPESRLPSMRYRSEGRPKVVDYWSMRAVGTGGFQPDTEVDEVRWLAVDEAVRLVSYPHDAEVLAAFAALPPVSATMVLVRHGHAGKRLTWPGPDAGRPLDARGWSEAHALAPLIALIHPARLLAAAPRRCVQTLDPAAALLDLPIEVDGDLNEPLAGQQPDECVLAAAGRLAALAAAGEPVAVCSQGKVIPGALERLAGQCGDYRTSKGGGWLLAFTGDRLLAADRL from the coding sequence GTGGCTGGCGTGACCGAAATCCGGGCGGCCGGCGGAGTGGTGTGGCGGCCGGCGCCGGCCGGTGGTGTGCAGGTGTGCCTGGTGCATCGCCCCCGCTACGGCGACTGGACGCTGCCGAAGGGCAAGCTGGAGCCCGGCGAACACGCGCTGCTGGCCGCCGTGCGGGAGGTGGCCGAGGAGGCCGACGTCCAGGCCGCGCCCGAGTCCCGGCTGCCGAGCATGCGGTACCGCAGCGAGGGCCGGCCGAAGGTGGTCGACTACTGGTCGATGCGGGCGGTGGGCACCGGCGGTTTCCAGCCCGACACCGAGGTCGACGAGGTGCGTTGGCTGGCCGTGGACGAGGCGGTACGCCTGGTCAGCTATCCGCACGACGCCGAGGTGCTCGCCGCGTTCGCGGCGCTGCCCCCGGTCAGCGCGACGATGGTGTTGGTCCGGCACGGCCACGCCGGTAAGCGGCTGACCTGGCCCGGCCCGGACGCGGGACGACCGCTCGACGCCCGGGGCTGGTCCGAGGCGCACGCGTTGGCACCGCTGATCGCGCTGATCCACCCGGCCCGGCTGCTCGCCGCCGCGCCGCGCCGCTGCGTGCAGACCCTCGACCCGGCCGCCGCGCTGCTGGACCTGCCGATCGAGGTCGACGGCGACCTGAACGAGCCACTCGCCGGCCAGCAGCCCGACGAGTGCGTACTGGCCGCCGCGGGACGGCTCGCCGCGTTGGCGGCGGCCGGCGAGCCGGTGGCGGTGTGCAGCCAGGGCAAGGTGATCCCGGGCGCCCTGGAGCGGCTGGCCGGGCAGTGCGGCGACTACCGCACCAGCAAGGGCGGCGGCTGGCTGCTCGCCTTCACCGGTGATCGCCTGCTCGCCGCCGACCGCCTCTGA
- a CDS encoding endonuclease/exonuclease/phosphatase family protein, translating into MLSHRRLGTAALALGLVVLTDVLRVFLPSVITIFGQAASTPAELLGAFALGWFVLAFAAPALVARVGARSVGMVAAVVLGAARLALTAAPGGNAQLWLATAGLLAGLVWLAATAARIEHPVPGLALGLTAGALGHALLGTYDLVWWGRWEAWVASAAVVTLLLAAETALARRSGPAARSVGVADPAVVAPDGPAGTPGHGHSARPGRAWLLAGPALLLGGMVALSPAVASTGMSFWYGEAGTAAPPPFALAPLGVAAPLFLLGALRPLGRRWRPLPPVLLLAGALMFGYGPPTLLALAMLLTAAGLGGCLALAGAPPAPDTTAPATAVPDDVTGREAGRRAYAAVGGMLVFAVAAVVYYAAYDLGYPNGWLPAVVAALAGVVALRGVATSGGPGRPPFAGAAPDGPVGLPVVRLAALAAVVAFAAAWLHGPWLVSSNRDGPPEQVRLVAYNIRMGFGLDGRFDLAGLGRAVGRADVVVLSEVDRGWLLNGGHDTLALLAARLGMPYVFAPAADPLWGDAVLSRWPVQRARTRPLPAVGAPTGAQALGVTVDFGDGVRLAVVSTHLQPPPGADPVVQARAVADFATGYADGAPLVVAGDFNTEPGDPAFAALTGAGLVDAFAPVRPLPTSPADDPRTQIDHIFVSPDLVATDPVAVPGTASDHLPVAVTLTLPTR; encoded by the coding sequence GTGCTAAGTCACCGTCGCCTCGGCACCGCCGCCCTGGCCCTGGGCCTCGTCGTCCTGACCGACGTGCTCCGGGTCTTCCTGCCCTCGGTCATCACCATCTTCGGGCAGGCCGCGTCGACCCCGGCCGAGTTGCTCGGGGCGTTCGCGCTCGGCTGGTTCGTGCTCGCGTTCGCCGCGCCCGCCCTCGTCGCCCGGGTCGGCGCCCGCTCCGTCGGCATGGTGGCGGCGGTGGTGCTCGGCGCCGCCCGGCTCGCCCTGACCGCCGCACCCGGCGGCAACGCCCAGCTCTGGCTGGCCACCGCCGGTCTGCTCGCCGGTCTGGTGTGGCTGGCCGCCACCGCCGCCCGGATCGAGCACCCGGTGCCCGGGTTGGCGCTGGGGCTGACCGCCGGTGCGCTCGGCCACGCCCTGCTCGGCACGTACGACCTGGTCTGGTGGGGGAGATGGGAGGCGTGGGTGGCCAGCGCGGCGGTGGTGACGTTGCTGCTGGCCGCCGAGACGGCGCTCGCCCGTCGCTCCGGCCCGGCCGCCCGATCCGTCGGCGTCGCCGACCCTGCGGTGGTCGCGCCGGACGGTCCCGCCGGTACCCCGGGTCATGGCCACTCGGCGCGGCCCGGTCGCGCCTGGCTGCTCGCCGGGCCGGCACTGCTGCTCGGCGGCATGGTCGCGCTGTCACCGGCGGTCGCGAGCACCGGCATGTCGTTCTGGTACGGCGAGGCCGGCACCGCCGCACCGCCGCCGTTCGCGTTGGCACCGCTGGGCGTCGCGGCGCCGCTGTTCCTGCTCGGTGCGCTGAGGCCGCTGGGTCGCCGGTGGCGTCCGCTGCCGCCGGTGCTGCTGCTGGCCGGTGCCCTGATGTTCGGGTACGGGCCGCCGACGCTGCTCGCCCTCGCCATGCTGCTCACCGCGGCGGGTCTGGGCGGCTGTCTCGCCCTGGCCGGCGCCCCACCGGCACCGGACACCACTGCGCCGGCCACCGCTGTGCCGGACGACGTCACCGGGCGGGAGGCTGGGCGCCGGGCGTACGCGGCGGTCGGCGGGATGCTCGTCTTCGCCGTCGCCGCAGTGGTGTACTACGCCGCCTACGACCTCGGCTACCCCAACGGATGGCTGCCCGCCGTGGTGGCGGCCCTCGCCGGGGTGGTCGCGCTGCGCGGCGTGGCAACGTCCGGAGGTCCCGGCCGCCCGCCGTTCGCCGGGGCGGCCCCGGACGGGCCGGTGGGGCTGCCCGTGGTGCGGCTGGCCGCGCTGGCCGCCGTCGTCGCCTTCGCCGCCGCCTGGCTGCACGGGCCGTGGCTGGTGTCGAGCAACCGGGACGGACCGCCGGAGCAGGTACGGCTGGTGGCGTACAACATCCGGATGGGCTTCGGCCTCGACGGACGCTTCGACCTGGCCGGCCTCGGCCGCGCGGTCGGCCGCGCCGACGTGGTGGTGCTCAGCGAGGTCGACCGGGGCTGGCTGCTCAACGGCGGCCACGACACCCTGGCCCTGCTCGCCGCCCGGCTGGGGATGCCGTACGTCTTCGCGCCGGCCGCCGACCCGCTCTGGGGAGACGCGGTGCTCAGCCGCTGGCCGGTGCAGCGGGCCCGGACCCGCCCGCTGCCCGCCGTGGGGGCGCCCACCGGAGCGCAGGCGCTGGGCGTCACGGTCGACTTCGGCGACGGCGTACGCCTGGCCGTGGTGAGCACCCACCTACAGCCACCGCCCGGCGCGGACCCGGTGGTCCAGGCCCGCGCCGTCGCCGACTTCGCCACGGGGTACGCCGACGGGGCGCCGCTGGTGGTTGCCGGTGACTTCAACACCGAGCCGGGCGATCCCGCGTTCGCCGCGCTCACCGGCGCCGGACTGGTCGACGCGTTCGCCCCCGTACGCCCGCTGCCGACCAGCCCGGCCGACGATCCGCGCACGCAGATCGATCACATCTTCGTCTCGCCCGACCTGGTCGCCACCGATCCCGTCGCGGTGCCGGGCACCGCCAGCGACCACCTGCCGGTCGCCGTCACCCTCACCCTGCCGACCCGGTAG